A single Balaenoptera ricei isolate mBalRic1 chromosome 13, mBalRic1.hap2, whole genome shotgun sequence DNA region contains:
- the PDCL3 gene encoding phosducin-like protein 3 has product MQDPNADTEWNDILRKKGILPSKESLKDLEKQAEEEEQRVLQPSIVKTYEDMTLEELEDNEDEFNEEDERAVAMYRQQRLAEWKATQLKNKFGEVLEISGKDYVQEVTKAGEGLWVILHLYRQGIPLCALINQHFSGLARKFPDVKFIKAISTTCIPNYPDRNLPTIFVYLEGDIKAQFIGPLVFGGMNLTMDELEWKLSESGAIKTSLEENPRKPIADVLLSSVLCPVPARRGSDSEDD; this is encoded by the exons ATGCAG GACCCCAATGCAGACACCGAGTGGAATGACATCTTACGCAAAAAGGGCATCTTGCCCTCGAAGGAGAGTTTGAAGGATCTGGAGAAGCAGGCAGAAGAGGAGGAGCAGCGGGTCCTTCAGCCGTCCATTG TGAAAACTTATGAGGACATGACTTTGGAAGAACTGGAGGATAATGAAGACGAATTTAACGAGGAAGACGAACGTGCAGTTGCAATGTACAG GCAGCAAAGACTGGCCGAGTGGAAAGCAACCCAACTGAAGAATAAATTTGGAGAAGTTTTGGAAATCTCAGGAAAGGATTATGTTCAAGAAGTTACCAAAGCCGGTGAGGGCTTGTGGGTCATCTTGCACCTTTACAGACAAGG gATTCCCCTCTGTGCCCTGATAAATCAGCACTTTAGTGGACTTGCCAGGAAGTTTCCTGATGTCAAATTTATCAAAGCCATTTCAACCACCTGCATACCCAACTATCCTGATAGGAATCTGCCCACAATATTTGTGTACCTTGAAGGTGATATCAAGGCTCAATTTATTGGACCTCTGGTGTTTGGTGGCATGAACCTGACAATGGATG AGTTGGAGTGGAAATTGTCTGAGTCTGGAGCAATCAAGACAAGCCTGGAGGAAAACCCTAGGAAACCCATAGCAGATGTGCTGCTTTCGTCCGTGCTGTGCCCCGTCCCTGCCAGGAGGGGCAGTGATTCTGAGGATGACTAA